GATCGACGACACCCTCTGGCAGGAGCTTCGGCACAATCCTCTTCTGTTGTTGCAACGGGTTCACCCGGAGCGGCTGGCCGCACTGGCCGAGGACACGCAGTTCTGCGCCCGGTACGACCGGGCCATGATGTGGCTGGGCGCCGAGCGCTCCGACGAACACACGTGGTACGCCCGCACGTTCCCCGAACTCCGCGGCCGTCCGGTGGCGTATTTCTGCGCCGAGTTCGGCATTCATAATTCGGTGCCGATCTATTCGGGCGGACTGGGCGTGCTGGCCGGCGACCATCTCAAGACGGCCTCCGACCTCGGGGTGCCGCTGGTGGCCGTGGGCATCCTGTATCGGAACGGGTACTTCGATCAGCACATCCGCGTGGATGGCTGGCAGGAAGACACCGACGCCCGCATCGATTTCAATTCGGTCCCCCTCACCCCGCTGCCCGGCCGCGACGGCGCGAAACACCTCGTCACGGTCAATACCTTCGGTCGGGATGTCCACATCCGGGTGTGGAAGATGCAGGTGGGCCGGGTACCGGTGTATCTGCTCGACTCGGATCTCGAGGAGAATCATCCGGACGACCGGCCCCTGTTGTCCAAGCTGTACTCGGGCGGCCCGGCGATGCGCCTGCGCCAGGAGTGGCTGCTGGGTGTGGGTGGCGTGCGGGCGCTTCGCGCGCTGGGCATCGCGCCGGCCGCATGGCATGCCAATGAAGGACATGCCGCGTTCATGATGGTCGAGCGGGTCCGTGAACTCTGTACCGAAGGGCTGGCCTACACCGACGCGGTCAAACGCGTACGCAACTGCAGCGTCTTCACCACGCACACGCCGGTGCCGGCAGGCCACGATCATTTTGCCACCCAGGACGTGTTGCGGTGCGCCGAGGGCGAGGCGACCTGGACGTCCATGGGCATCACGCCGGAAGCGTTTGCCCACATCGGCTATCACCCCGAATCGGGCAGCGGGGTGTTTCACATGACGTCGGCATCCATCCGTCTGTCGCGCCGGGTGAACGCCGTGTCGCGCCGTCACGGTATCGTGACACGCGAAATGAGTCGCTCGCTGTGGAACAACCGTCCGGCCGAACAGGTGCCCATTGGCCATGTCACCAACGGCGTGCATCTGGCCACGTGGATGGCCAATCCCGTCATGAAGCTGCTCGACAAGCACCTCGGGCTGGCATGGGGGTACAGCAACGATCCGGCATTGTGGGAACAGGTGCTGACACTGGAAGACGAAGAGCTGTGGTACACGCACACCCGTCTCAAGCACGCGCTGATGCGCCGCGTGCGCGAGGAAGCGCGCCGCGCGTTCGCGCAGGGGGGTCTCGAAGCCACACAGCTTGCGGGCGCCGGCACGCTACTCGATCCCCACGTGCTCACCATCGGCTTCGCGCGGCGTTTCGCGACCTACAAGCGCGCCGATCTCATCTTCCGCGATGTCGAGCGCCTGCGCGCACTGGTGACCAACTCGGCACGTCCGGTGCAGATCGTGTTCGCCGGCAAGGCGCATCCCGCCGACAATCCCGGCAAGCAGGTGCTGCAGAATGTCTACCACTTCACGCGCGACCCGCGCTTCGAAGGCCGCGTGGCGTTCATCGAAGACTACAGCATGCACCTCGCTCACCTCTTGGTGCAGGGTGTCGATCTGTGGCTCAATCTGCCGCGTGTCCCGCTCGAGGCCTCGGGAACCAGTGGCATGAAGGCCGCCCTCAACGGCGTGCCGCAACTCTCCACCATCGATGGGTGGTGGGAAGAGGGATACGAAGGCAGCAACGGCTGGGCCATCGAACCCGAAGTGGACAACGACGAAGGGTCGGGTACCGCGCGTCGCCTCTATGAGCTGCTCGAGCATGAAGTCGTGCCGCGTTTCTACGATCGAGACAAGAGCGAACTGCCGCGTCGCTGGTTGCTGATGATGAAACACGCCATCCGGGTCGCCGGACAGCAGTTCACGGCCCGTCGCATGGTGGAGCAGTACGCCCGCGGGTACTACGCACCGTCCATCCTCGGCGACGCGCTGCCGGACGATCCACCGACGGCATGAGGAGACCACGCTCATGAGCACCCGCGTCCATCTTCCCACGCCCGGCCTCGGCACGCCCATCGTTCTCGGCACCGGTCAGGCGAAACCCACCATCGTCCACCTCACCGCCGAATACAGTCCGTTCGCCCGGACCGGTGGACTGGCGGAAGCGGTCATGGGACTCGCGAACTTCCAGGTGCGCGCGGGGGCGGATGTGGTGGTGTTCATGCCGCTCTATCGCACCGTCCGCGATCATGCGCCCGATCTGGCACCGCTGGGCCGGGCCATCGGCGTGGATCTGGGCTTCCGCACCGAGGAGGTGCGCTTCTTCCGTGAAGTGCATCCGCCCAGAGGCCCCAAGGTGGTGTTCGTGGACATTCCGAGCGCGTTCGCGCGCGGAGGGATCTACGGCGAAGGCGGACGTGACTATGCGGACAATGCACGACGGTTCGCGTTGTTCTCGCGCGCCGTGCTCGATGCCATCCCACGACTGATCGTGGGACCGGTGCTGATTCATGCCCACGACTGGCACACGTCGCTGGCGCTGATGTACATGCGCAGCTACGAACACCTGCGTGAGCGGTATGCATCGACACCGACCGTGCTATCGGTGCACAACGCGGGATATCAGGGACACTTTCCGGCGTCGATGCTGAACGAATGCGGCATTCCGCCGGAGGTGTACGATTTCCACCACCTCGAGTGGTATGGTCGCATCAACTTCCTGAAGGGTGGTCTCACCTTCGCCGACATGGTGGTGACGGTGAGCCCGACGCACGCCCAGGAATTGCGGACGGCAGGCGGCGGGTTCGGCTTGCAGGATGTATTCCAGTGGCTGGGATCGCGTTTCACCGGCATCACCAACGGTATCGATCAATCGGTGTGGGATCCCTCCACCGACGACCAGATCACCGCGCGGTACACGATCGAGGATCCCGCCAACAAGGCCCGCTGCAAGGCCGCGCTGCAACGATCGTTCGGGCTGCCGCAGCGTCGGAAGACGCCGCTCTTCGGATTCACCGGACGCCTGGTGACGCAGAAGGGACTCGATCTGCTGCTCGGATCCCATCGTATCTGGACGCTCGACGCGCAGTTCGTGTTCCTCGGGGCGGGAGAGGCACGATACGAAAGAGCCCTGCTCGCGCTGGCGCAGGCCCGGCCGCGGCAGGTGGGTGTGCAACTCGATTTCACCGATCGGCTCGAACATCGCTTGATGGCCGGCGCCGACATCTTTCTCATGCCGTCGCAATACGAGCCCTGCGGTCTCACGCAGTTGCGCGCGCAGCGGTACGGCGCATTGCCGGTGGGGCGTCGGGTGGGTGGGATCGCCGACACCATCGAAGACGATGTCACGGGCCTCCTCTTCGACGAATTCACCACGGCGAGTTTCGACCACGGCATTTCGCGCGCGCTGGCCCGTTTCTCCGACCCTGCCGCATGGACGGCACGCATGCGAGCCGCGATGCGTCGCGATTTTGGATGGGAGCGCGCCGCCGAACGTTACGATGATGTCTATCGTCGGGCCACCGATCTCGCACGACGCCGCCGTTGAGGCACTCATGAACGCCTCGCCGAACGCACTCGCGAACACCCATTCGGTCATCGTGCATCAACACCTCTATCAGCCGCCGCGTGAGGATCCGTGGCTCGAGGTGATCGAGGCCGAACGATCGGCGGCCCCGGATCACGACTGGAACACCCGCATCACGCGCGAGTGTTATGCCCGACAGGCGCTGGCCGAAGCCTATCTGCTGGAGAGCGCGCGGGCGGCGCCGTCTCCGGCCGACCGTGATGCCAAAGTGGGACTCGCCCGTCTCGTGAATCTCTACGCGTGGTGCTCGTTCGATGTCGGCGCCACGTTGTGTGAATGGTTCGACAGCGAGGCGCCGCAGGTGCTTCAGGCCATGCAGGCGGGCGACGCGGCCAGCATCCGGCGGTGGGGATACGGCAACGCCATCGCCGCGCCGTATCATCATGTGATTCTCCCGCTCGCGTCCGCACGGGATCGCCGCACCGAGATCCGCTGGGGCATCCGCGATTTCACGCGACGCTTCGGCCGCGTCCCTGAGGGATTCTGGTTTCCCGAGTGCGCGGTGGACGAGGACACCCTCGATGCCGCCGCCGCCGAGGGCATCCGCTTCACCATTCTGGCGCCGTATCAGGTTCAGGGACACGATGGCAGCGGCATGCCGGTGCGCTGGCGTGGCGCGTCGGGGCGTGAGCTGATCATCGTCCCGTACGACGGAGCACTGGCGGGGGATGTGGCATTCGGTGGTCTGCTCGACGACGCACGCGCGCTGGCGTCCCGTCTCACGCCGCTTCAGGGCACCGAACTGTCCGATGCGCGCTGCACCACGCTGGCCACCGATGGTGAGACATTCGGTCATCATCATCGGGGCGGCGAGTCGACGCTGGCGGAAGCCATGTCGTTGATGGCGCGCCGCACCTCGTCGCACCTGACCAACGCTGCGTCGCTGGTGGCCGCGCAGGCGCCGCGACAGGACGTGACGCTGGTGTCTCCGTCAGCCTGGAGCTGCGCGCACGGGGTGGAGCGCTGGCGCAGCAACTGCGGATGCCGCATCGATGGCAGCCGGCCTCCCGCGCAGCAATGGCGTGGGCCGCTGCGGCGGGCCATGGAGCAGTTGGCAGAGCGTTGCCATGCGGTGTACGAGAGTGAAGGACAACTGCTGTTCCGCGACGATCCCTGGGACGTGCGCGATGCGTACGGCGAGATCGTGCCGTTCGACGGCGCGCCCATCACGGAGTTCGTGGACCGGGTCGTGCGCCCCGAAGCGTCCGAGGCCCAGCGTCAGCGCGCCCGCGAACTGCTCGAACTCACGCGGGCATCGCTGCGCACCTTCACGTCGTGTGCCTGGTTCTTCGACGACGTCGATCGGATCGAAGTGCGTCAGGTGCTGCGATATGCCGCACGCTGCGTCGAACTCTCGGGAGCCGCGGCGCGGCTCACCCCCGAGTTGCTGCACTGGCTCGGCGGCGCCACCAACGGCGCGCCCAATGCCGTCAGCGCCGCCGACGTGTTCGTTCGTGACGCCCTGCCCCACCGCGCCCCCACGCTGCGTGTGGGCGCCGCGCTGATCGCGCTTACCGCCGCCGGCGTCAAACGTGCCCGTTTCGGCGCGTTCGAAGGGGAGGTCGTGCCCGAACCCCACGACAGCTGGCGCATCCGGCTCACGCATCGACGCACGGGCAGCGCGATCACGTACGTGGGACAGATCTCGGGAACCGGCCCCGCGCTGGCCGTGACGATCGGCGAACCCGATGCCGATCCCGCCACCCACATGCGCCTGAAGATCCACGAGTTTCCCGAGCGCCTTGCCCATCTCCTGTTGCTCGACGATGCCACGGACGATGCGGCGCTGTTGAGCGAAGGATGACGTGTGGATGACTTGTGAATGACTTCACGAGACATTCCGCCGCATCACCACCATGCGGAACCAATTGAACCATGCGGACGGCACGATGCTGACGATCGACGAGAAATTCGCCCGGCTGGGCACCGACCACGCGCCGGGCCAGGAAGTGCGGCAGACGGCTGACGACTCCAACTTCCGCGGCGAGGTGCTGCCGGGAACGCCGGTCGATTTTTCTCATGGCGACGTGAACGACGACGCCTTTGCCCCGACACCCGGCGCGTTCGAGGAGTTCGTTGCCGGTGTGCATCGCGGCGGCTCCCAGGCGTACACGGAGTACCGGGGTGGCGGCGGGTTGCGCGAGATGGTCGCCGAACGCCTGACCGCGTTCACGGGCCATCCGGTGTCGGGAGCCGATGAACTGATCATCACACCGGGAACACAGGGCGCGCTGTTTCTCGCGCTCGGGGCTCTGGTCACGACGGGGGACCGCGTGGCCATCGTGCGTCCCGACTATTTCGCCAATCGCAAACTCGTCGAGTTTCTGGGTGGTGTCGTGGTGCCGGTGCGCATGGATCACCTCTCGTACACCGATCGCGCAGGCCTCGATCTCGGGCAGTTGGAAGACGCCTTCAAGTCCGGGGTGCGCACCTTCCTCTTCTCGAATCCCAACAATCCGGCGGGTGTGATCCATTCGCCCGACGAGATCGCCCGCATTGCCGCACTGGCCTCACAATACGGCGCCACGGTCATCGTCGACCAGTTGTATTCGCGCCTGCTGTACTCCGGCAACTCCTATACGCACCTGCGCGCGTCGTCCATCGATGCCGCGCAGGTGGTGACCATCATGGGGCCATCCAAGACGGAATCGTTGAGCGGATACCGGCTGGGTGTGGCCTTCGGTGCGTCACACCTCGTCGACCGGATGGAGAAGCTGCAGGCGATCGTGTCGCTCCGCGCGCCAGGGTATTCCCAGGCGGTGTTGCGCACCTGGTTCGCCGAGCCCGCCGGCTGGATGCAGGACCGCATCGTGAAGCACGAAGCGCTGCGAAACGAACTGCTGGCGGTGTTCGGCGCGGTTCCCGGTCTGCGCGTACGCACCCCGCAGGCGGGCAGCTATCTCTTTCCGCAGCTGCCCGCACTCGACATCCCGCTGCACGATTTTGTGCGGGCGCTCCGGGTGCAGGCCGGCGTCACCGTCACGCCGGGAACGGAATTCAGTCCGGATGCCACCAACAGCGTGCGACTCAATTTTTCGCAAAACCATCGGGCGGCCGTCGAAGCGGCCGGGCGTATCGGAGAGATGATCGCACGCTACCGGCGCTGACGCACGCGTAAGGCCTTCACGATAGATGCCGCGCTACAGGTGTGGACATCCTGACATCGGCGTCCACACCAAACGCGTCCCCCCCGAAACCCAATACCGTCGTTCAAGGTACCGTCTGCCCCCTCGCGGCCGACGACGGGATGGGGATTTCGGAGGACGGTGGCATCGCGCCGATGGGTGACGCGAAGCTTTCCAGCGGTGGTCCCAGCGTGGGCTCACAGACGCCTTCCGCCGTTTCGCGGATGAGCTGATCCACGACCGCCCGCAGGTCACCCGTGCGGGCATAGGTGGCCAGCTGTCGCTGCGCGCTCGACCCTTCCTCGAGAATGCGATAGGCGTATTCCACTTCCTTTCGCGTCCCCAGCTCGTCGAGCATGTCGTCGAGGAACCACTCGATCAGCTCGCGGATGAGCACCGACGTCGGCATCTCCTCCTTCTTGCCGAAGTCGATCAGCTTGCCGCCCAGGCCCCACCGCACCGCGCGCCACTTGTTCTCCTCGATGAGATCGGACGCGTACACCCGGAAGGTCATGTTGTCGCGGCGCAGTTTCCACATCTTCGCCACCACCGCCTGGAGGATGGCAGCGATGCACACCGCCTCGTCCACCCGGGTGTTCACATCGCACACGCGGAATTCGAGGGTGGGATAGAGATGGTGCGGGCGCACGTCCCACCACACCTTCGATCCGTCGGGGATGCTGCGGGTCTTCTGCAGCGTATCGACCAGGTCGGCGTAGTCACCCCAGCCATTGAGGATGCGGGGCACCCCCGTGCGGGGGAAATTCTTGAAGACGATACTGCGGTAGGAGTGCAGCCCCGTATTGCGGCCGAACCAGAACGGCGACGATGTGGACAGGCAGAGAATGTGAGGCAGGATGTATCGCACCGCGTTCAGACAGTCGATGCGGAACTCCTGATCTTCAATACCCACATGCACATGCGTGCCGAAGATGAGCAGGCGGTGCGCCAGGTCCTGCAGTTCGGCCTTCACGCCCAGGTATCGCTCCTTGGGCGTCATCTCCTGGTTCATCCAGTTGGAGAACGGATGCGTGCCCGCGGACGCGATGGTCAGTCCGTGCTGCCCGGCAGCCTTGATCACCAGTCCACGCAACTTCACCAACTCCGTGCGGAGTTCGGCGATGTTCCCGCACACCTTCGTGCCGATCTCCACCTGGCACTGGTGCAACTCCGCCTTGACGTCCGCCAACTGCGCATCATTCGACTGCACCAGGGCATCGAACCCCGGTGTCAGGTCACGCGTGACCGGATCGATGATCTGGTATTCTTCTTCGATCCCGACCGTCAGGCTCGGCGCTCGCATTCATCCCCCCACGCCCATGCGGGCCGTGTTGTTGGCGGTTGACCAGTCCACGGCAGCCTTGATGAAGCCCGCAAACAGATGACGGCTGTGCGGATCCGCCATCTCGAAGACCTCCGGATGCCACTGCACACCGACGAGGAATCCGTCCCCCGTCCCTTCGACTGCTTCGATCAGTCCATCGTCCGCGCGCGCCGACGCCACCAGATCACGACCGAGCTGCTTGATCCCCTGATGGTGCATACTATTCACGCCGCAGCGTGTGGATTCGAGCAATTGTGACAACCGTGTTTCCGGCACGACATCCACCTCGTGCGCGAGATGGTCACGCTCGAAACCCGCGGTGGGGAAATAATCGTGTTTGTTGAACGCGGAATTTTGTGATGCGAGATCCTGCCACATCGTGCCGCCCTGGGCCACGTTGATGATCTGCAGCCCCCGGCACAGCCCGAGCACCGGCTTGCCGTCTTCGATGGCCCAACGCACCAGTTGCAGCTCCACCCGGTCACGGGCCGGATCGAGATTGCCACATTCCGGCCGCACCGCCTCTCCATATTCGGCCGGATTGATGTCCACACCGCCTGGAATAAGCAGACCGTCGAGCCGTTCGTAGATCTCCCGCAACGTGGCCAGATCGTCGTCCAGCAGCGGAATCATCCACGGCACCGCGCCCACCATGGTCGCCGCCAGGAAGTAACGCTGGTTCATCACCCACGAGGACGGAAGCGCCGGCGGGATGCCGTCGATGGAATGCAGCGTCTGCGTGGTGAGCCCGATGGTCGGGCGGTAGGAACGGTACGACTGGGACATCAACGAGCCTCAACGAGAAAAGTCGGGACGTTCGAACCGCCGCCTGCCGTGACGTTGAGGAGCGGGTCCGTTGCGATGCGGGTGAGACATCCTGATACCACCGTCCCATTCGACAGGAACGGCGCGGTATCGAGCATCCGGTCACCGATATGTACCGCCCCGTCCACCATGGCCGGCCAGGGCTCACTCGGCACCTCCACCCGTTCCTGCACGATATACGGCTCTGCAAGTGCCGTTCGGATTGCCTGTTGCCAGGCGTCGTCATCGACGGTCCAGCCCAGCACGATGCCCTTGCCTCCGTATTCGTCGTTCGGCTTGAGCACCAGACGCTCCCGGTTCGCGGCGATGAAGGGCAGCAGATCGACGGCAGCCCCCGCATGCTCCGTGTGCCGCTCCTCCACCACCCGGGTCCACGGCACGTGACGCAGCACCGCCTCGCGTTCGGCCGCCGTGAGCAGCGTCGACTGTCGTTCATCACTTAAGACAGCAAGTGAGGCCTTCTTATGTAACAGCTTGCAACGGAACGGGTTGACCATGCACACCGCACCGTCTCTCACGGCCCGGACCACCGGCGACTCCAGCCCTTCCCGTGTCACCAGCTCGTCGATCAGCACCCGCTTGTAGATCATCGTGACGGGCCGACCGGCGACGGTCAGGCGCCCGTTGGCGTACTCCGCATCGCGGGGATCCCCGATGAACACGTCGATGCCCCGCGCCTGGAACTCCTGCTCGAACAGCACGAACTCGCTGTAGGTGGGGACGTCGCGCCAATCGAGAATCACCACCGAGGGTTTTTCCCGTTGCCCCCGCCACGCGTGGTAGGCCTCCAGCAGCGCGTCCACCACGCCCGCTCCGGCCGGGATCGGCAGCGGAATGTGCGTGCGGTTGAATGCCTGCATGACCGGCATCGCCAGAAAGGCCCGCGACAGCGCATCGTTGTACGCCGCGCCCGCCGGTGTCTCGGCGTTGTATTCCGTGAACTTGAGGCCTGCGCCGTCTTCACCGGCCGCAAAAAACGCATCGAGACGGGAGGTTGGGCTGGCCGCCGGAAAACCGGGATCGGCGTGGATGAGCTGCTCTTCCCAGGCCGTCAGTCCGAACTGCGCACGCAACGCCGAGTCGGCCATGGCCGCCGCCCGGACCTTGTCGAACGCGCTGCCGACCAACCCGCAGGCCCGGCAGATCAGCCGGTACTCTTCCAGCGTCAGGAATCTCGGCCGCAGCACGCTGCACAACGCCCGGTCGCCAAAAAACAGTCCCTGCTGCCTGAGCTGCTGTTCCAGCACGGCCGCCGACTCCTCGGCCAGCGCCGGCTGCCGGAGCAGATCGTGGTAGTGCTGATAGTGCGGCACAAATGTGGACATCTGCTCTCGCGAAGATTCGTGATTGGCCATCAGGGCGTGGGGGGCGCCGAGATGATCGGGCCGGCCGGCAGGGTGGGCCGCGGCGCGGTGGCCAGCTTGATCGCGAGATCGGCCATGTGCTCCACCACCCATTCGAAGTAGGAGGGAGTGAGCGAGTTGATATCCATGTCCGGTGCCGGATTCATGAAGTCGATGGCGTACGGGACACCGTCTTTCACGGCAAACTCCACCGTGTTCATGTCGTAACCCAGCGCCCGGCACAGGGTCAGCGCATCCTTCACGCAGCGCGCCTCGAGTTCGGCGCCCAGATACCCGGGATCGGGAATGTACCGGCGCTGGCGCGGATCGTAGGGCATGGGCAGGACATCCTCCCGCCCGAGCACCATGCAGCGCACATAGGCGTCCCACTGGATGAATTCCTGAACCACCATGGTCAGCAGGCCACTCTCGTTATAGTGGCGCAGCAACTCTTCCATGGACTCACAGACGTAGACATCCCGCCAGCCGCCGCCGTGCGCGTCCTTGAGGACGCAGGGGAATCCGATGTACTCGGCAACGCCCTTCCAGTCGAGCGGATAGGCGAGGTTGCGCAGCGATTCGGAGTGCGAGATGCCCGGGATGTAGTCCTTGTTGGGGAGCACCACCGTCTTGGGGTGCGCCACGCCATGCTGAATGGCCAGCGTGGCGTCGTAGAACTTGTCGTCCGCCGCCCACATGAAGGGATTGTTGACCACCGTGGTCCCCATCCGTGTGGCATGCTTGAGGAAGGTCCGATAGAAGCCGACCTCATGCGAAATGCGATCGATGATCAGGCTGTAGGGGACCTGCTGCGCCATGCGTGTGGCGTCGAGCTTGACATACTCGGCCGGCACGCCGGACTGGCGCTTGGCGACCGCATCGAGAAACGCAGGGGGGAAGGACCATTCCCGCCCGACCAGCAGGCCGATCCGTGGTTCGATGGACACGTCTCTACACCTCGCGTGAGTGGCTCGTGATGTCGGGAGAATGTGTTCATGTCACCGACTCCGCCATGGGCTCAGCGAACTATTTTCGCGCGCATGATCTGTCCCTGATCGTTCCATGATCCGTCACAGCCCAGGTCGCTTCTTCGAACCGGACAACCTGTGTCAGCAGACAAGCAAATATCAGTTTTGTGATAGACGTTGATGTGGACAACAGATGCCCTCACCCCCGCCTTATGCCGTCCATCACGAAGTAGGTTTTCAACATCACCATGGATCGCAGCCTGTGTCAGGATGGGCGGTTAGGCACTTATCCACATCGATTTCAACAGATATCTACAATACTGTCAATAACTTAGGATCAACCGGTCGTATTGCGTGGGCACGCGGATCGTCATAACATCCCCGCCCACTGATTTGTTGCCCCCTCTCCTGAAATCAGTGGCTCACATTCCTGGACCTCACGGAATTTTGCCATGAACGTGGTTGCCTGTGATGCACCGATCGGCATGATGGAGCCTGCACCCATCACAAGTCTTGCCATCCACATGGATTGGGACGGCCGTCGGTTGTCTGCGTTCTGGACCGCGGACGATGAGTATGTCGTGCGCGCGGAGCGGGATGCGGCGGTGAACTGGTACCGCATCGATGCGGAGATGCCGGCACCGGCGGGCGATGAAGAAAGCCGCCGGGCGCTGGGAGCGATGCTCGCCGACATCATTCCACTGGGTGGGGGACGCGTGGCGTTTCCGGTGGGCAGCACCGGTCGCCGGGTCTATCGCGTGTGGCGGTCGTCCAAAGGCGCGGGTGCCGGTCGGACTAGAATCCTGGGAGTTCGAGCTGCGCGGTCACGCCGCCTGCCAGCGTAACGCCGGCAGCCTGCAACCACGCCAGCAGCATATCCTGCCCATGATCGCCAGCCATGGCGGAGCGCGCCGCGCTCAGATGCAGCTTGAACTCAGCCGACACGTCGGGGAGCGTGCGTCGGAGCACCGCGACCGTGAGCAGCTCGGTGGCGTCCGCCAGATGACGAATGGCGAACTCCACCATGCGGGCGCGCAGCGCGGCCGCATTGAGGACCGGTCCGTCACCGGGCACATCGTGCTGGGCCCGGCGTTCGCGGAAGGCGGCCAGCCGGCTGCGGGTGGCCGTGAGCATGGGAAGCTCGTCCGTGGCGTGCTCGGGCAGGGCGGCCACGGGTGCGCCGAGCAGCCCCAGCCAGGCCATCCAGAGCATACCGCGGGCGTAAGGCTCCCACGGCTCGTGCTCGAGGCGGGCAGCGGTGCGCTTGACCACCTCGCTGACGTGGTGGCGAGCATCCCACCAGCGTACATAGCTCTCCGTCTGGCGGGAGATCAGTGCCAGCGCGCCCAGACGGAGCGCCCAGGTGACCGCCGACTCGCCGTCGTCGATGGGGGGACGGAGCGCGGCGGCACAACGGAAGGCCCGGGCCGCGCCCAGGGTCAGGACGGCCTGCGCCAGATCGCGTCCGGCACTGGGCACGGGCTGCAGCGCGGCTTCCAGCTGGCTCAGCGCGGCCAGTTCGTACGCGGTGCCGAGCAGGGCGAGCCCGTCGGAGATGGGCTCGCCCAGGCCGTCGCCGGGAAGCAGCGCGGCCGCGTCGGCTCGTTCGAGCAGCAGAGCCCGGCGTTCCGGGGGGATCGCGGCGACAGCCCAGTGCTCGTCGAGCGTGGTCCTGGCCAGTTCGGCCAGCTCGCGCGCCGCAAGGTCTCGGTCGGTCGCCGTAGTGAGGACGTGCATCCAGCCATCTCCAGTGGAGGGCTCGAACGGGGTCCCGCAGGAGGTCGTGCTGAGGATGACCCGGGCACTGCCGCGCCACCAACCTGGTCACCCCGACGAGGGCGATCGGTAAGCAGCACTACAGCTTGCGGTTAGCACGCGCCAACCGCATCCAGATCACTGTCGCATTTATGTAACATATCGGCATCTGTCAAGAGGACGGGCTTGGTCCCCTCTGCGGATGCCCGTTTCCGGAGAGTCAGGCGTGGGATTCGAGTCGTCGCAGATGGCGCGTCGCCGGTTGGCGGTACTGGCCGCCACCAACAGCAGGGTCCAGGAGGCGTTGGCCCCGTCGGGGTTCCCCGGCTTCGGTCCGTCGGAGGAAAAACCGCAGCCCACGCGCGGCGAACGCGACCGTGAGCGCACCACCGCGGCACCGTTTGCGTCGTCCGCGCTGGCCCGCCAGCTCGAGGATCTCGCGCGCGACATCGTCGCCACGCCCGGCGCCG
The nucleotide sequence above comes from Gemmatimonas aurantiaca. Encoded proteins:
- a CDS encoding carboxylate-amine ligase, which gives rise to MRAPSLTVGIEEEYQIIDPVTRDLTPGFDALVQSNDAQLADVKAELHQCQVEIGTKVCGNIAELRTELVKLRGLVIKAAGQHGLTIASAGTHPFSNWMNQEMTPKERYLGVKAELQDLAHRLLIFGTHVHVGIEDQEFRIDCLNAVRYILPHILCLSTSSPFWFGRNTGLHSYRSIVFKNFPRTGVPRILNGWGDYADLVDTLQKTRSIPDGSKVWWDVRPHHLYPTLEFRVCDVNTRVDEAVCIAAILQAVVAKMWKLRRDNMTFRVYASDLIEENKWRAVRWGLGGKLIDFGKKEEMPTSVLIRELIEWFLDDMLDELGTRKEVEYAYRILEEGSSAQRQLATYARTGDLRAVVDQLIRETAEGVCEPTLGPPLESFASPIGAMPPSSEIPIPSSAARGQTVP
- a CDS encoding gamma-glutamyl-gamma-aminobutyrate hydrolase family protein, producing the protein MSQSYRSYRPTIGLTTQTLHSIDGIPPALPSSWVMNQRYFLAATMVGAVPWMIPLLDDDLATLREIYERLDGLLIPGGVDINPAEYGEAVRPECGNLDPARDRVELQLVRWAIEDGKPVLGLCRGLQIINVAQGGTMWQDLASQNSAFNKHDYFPTAGFERDHLAHEVDVVPETRLSQLLESTRCGVNSMHHQGIKQLGRDLVASARADDGLIEAVEGTGDGFLVGVQWHPEVFEMADPHSRHLFAGFIKAAVDWSTANNTARMGVGG
- a CDS encoding circularly permuted type 2 ATP-grasp protein, translating into MSTFVPHYQHYHDLLRQPALAEESAAVLEQQLRQQGLFFGDRALCSVLRPRFLTLEEYRLICRACGLVGSAFDKVRAAAMADSALRAQFGLTAWEEQLIHADPGFPAASPTSRLDAFFAAGEDGAGLKFTEYNAETPAGAAYNDALSRAFLAMPVMQAFNRTHIPLPIPAGAGVVDALLEAYHAWRGQREKPSVVILDWRDVPTYSEFVLFEQEFQARGIDVFIGDPRDAEYANGRLTVAGRPVTMIYKRVLIDELVTREGLESPVVRAVRDGAVCMVNPFRCKLLHKKASLAVLSDERQSTLLTAAEREAVLRHVPWTRVVEERHTEHAGAAVDLLPFIAANRERLVLKPNDEYGGKGIVLGWTVDDDAWQQAIRTALAEPYIVQERVEVPSEPWPAMVDGAVHIGDRMLDTAPFLSNGTVVSGCLTRIATDPLLNVTAGGGSNVPTFLVEAR